In the Streptomyces sp. f51 genome, one interval contains:
- a CDS encoding FAD-binding oxidoreductase — protein MQRRSFIGGTTAVLAAAATSACSGKSGTHADGKASTSATATTSGTTGIRTATAADSAAANWIALGHQLDGALIRPGDHSWPAAHQLYNTRFDNLKPAAVAYVAHADDIRTTMDYARAHGVKVSIRNGGHSYAGWSSGDGRLIIDVSKLNKIRASANEAVVGAGSKLIDVYRALAAKGVTIPAGSCPTVGVSGLTLGGGHGVVSRAYGLTCDSLTQATLITADGKQLTANATENKDLFWALRGAGNGNFGVVTELRFKTHPAPQGVSAYMTWPWAKAAAVVKAWQEWGPSQPDEIWSSCHLSNAAGGTPTVSIAAFSLGTYGELQNAVDRLADRIGSPARSVSLKRRSYEESMEVYAGCSSFSADAQCHLPGSTPGRSPQGALGRETYAARSDFFDRSISAAGIQTLLNQISAVRGGAGSIALTALGGAVNRVAPTSTAFVHRRSRMLAQYIVSWRAGTSGSTAQSWLTGAHNAMTRYASGAAYQNYTDATLTNWRKAYYGDAATRLAALKHQYDPNRFFSFPQAL, from the coding sequence ATGCAACGGCGTTCGTTCATCGGCGGCACCACGGCCGTCCTCGCGGCGGCGGCCACGTCCGCGTGCAGCGGCAAGAGCGGCACACACGCCGACGGCAAGGCGAGCACGAGCGCCACGGCCACCACGTCGGGAACCACCGGCATCCGCACGGCGACCGCCGCCGACAGCGCGGCCGCCAACTGGATCGCGCTGGGCCACCAGCTCGACGGCGCCCTGATCCGCCCGGGCGACCACAGCTGGCCCGCCGCCCACCAGCTGTACAACACCCGCTTCGACAACCTGAAGCCCGCCGCCGTCGCCTACGTGGCCCACGCCGACGACATCCGCACGACCATGGACTACGCCCGCGCCCACGGCGTGAAGGTCTCGATCCGCAACGGCGGCCACTCCTACGCCGGTTGGTCCTCGGGCGACGGCCGCCTGATCATCGACGTCTCCAAGCTCAACAAGATCCGCGCCTCGGCGAACGAGGCGGTCGTCGGCGCCGGCTCCAAACTGATCGACGTCTACCGCGCGCTGGCCGCGAAGGGCGTCACCATCCCCGCCGGTTCCTGCCCCACCGTGGGCGTCTCGGGACTGACCCTGGGCGGCGGCCACGGCGTCGTGTCCCGGGCGTACGGACTGACCTGCGACAGCCTCACCCAGGCGACGCTGATCACCGCCGACGGCAAGCAGCTCACCGCGAACGCCACCGAGAACAAGGACCTGTTCTGGGCCCTGCGCGGAGCCGGCAACGGCAACTTCGGCGTCGTCACCGAGCTCCGCTTCAAGACCCACCCCGCGCCGCAGGGCGTCTCGGCCTACATGACCTGGCCGTGGGCCAAGGCCGCCGCCGTGGTGAAGGCCTGGCAGGAGTGGGGCCCGAGCCAGCCGGACGAGATCTGGTCGTCCTGCCACCTGTCGAACGCCGCCGGCGGCACCCCCACCGTCTCCATAGCCGCCTTCTCCCTCGGCACCTACGGCGAGCTCCAGAACGCCGTGGACCGCCTGGCGGACCGGATCGGCTCCCCCGCACGCAGCGTCTCCCTCAAGAGGCGCTCGTACGAGGAGTCGATGGAGGTCTACGCGGGCTGCTCCTCGTTCTCCGCCGACGCCCAGTGCCACCTGCCCGGCTCCACCCCGGGCCGCAGCCCGCAGGGCGCCCTCGGCCGCGAGACCTACGCGGCGCGCTCGGACTTCTTCGACCGCTCGATATCGGCGGCCGGAATCCAGACGCTCCTGAACCAGATCTCCGCGGTACGCGGCGGCGCCGGCAGCATCGCGCTCACCGCCCTCGGCGGCGCCGTCAACCGCGTCGCGCCCACGTCCACCGCGTTCGTGCACCGCCGCTCGCGCATGCTGGCGCAGTACATCGTCTCCTGGCGGGCGGGCACCTCCGGCAGCACCGCCCAGTCCTGGCTGACGGGCGCCCACAACGCGATGACCCGGTACGCCTCGGGCGCGGCCTACCAGAACTACACCGACGCGACGCTGACGAACTGGCGCAAGGCGTACTACGGCGACGCGGCCACCCGCCTCGCGGCCCTCAAGCACCAGTACGACCCGAACCGCTTCTTCTCGTTCCCCCAGGCCCTCTGA
- a CDS encoding phosphatase PAP2 family protein: MAQLAESGSNPDVDLLYDINGLAKHAPHWADRIMEFVGEWGLLLAMVLLVLWCWATVRRRGGADAAASVAALVWAPLAAGIALLVNIPIRGFVERPRPFVDHQGLDVLVSGKTDFSFVSDHATLTMAMGVGLFVANRRFGLAGIALALLEGFCRVFMGVHYPTDVIGGFALGTAVVLLLSPLAMALLTPVMKAVETAPRVGRLIRARGTAPAGRQNLIPGARTEHTEERDLAA; the protein is encoded by the coding sequence ATGGCGCAACTCGCCGAATCCGGTTCGAACCCCGACGTCGACCTGCTCTACGACATCAATGGCCTGGCCAAGCACGCGCCGCACTGGGCCGACAGGATCATGGAGTTCGTCGGCGAGTGGGGTCTGCTGCTCGCGATGGTGCTGCTGGTCCTGTGGTGCTGGGCGACCGTGCGGCGGCGGGGCGGTGCCGACGCGGCCGCGTCCGTGGCCGCCCTCGTCTGGGCCCCGCTCGCGGCCGGGATCGCGCTTCTCGTGAACATCCCGATAAGGGGTTTCGTGGAGCGTCCGCGCCCCTTCGTGGACCACCAGGGTCTGGACGTCCTGGTGAGCGGCAAGACCGACTTCTCCTTCGTCAGCGACCACGCCACCCTCACCATGGCGATGGGCGTCGGACTCTTCGTCGCCAACCGGAGGTTCGGGCTCGCCGGGATCGCGCTGGCGCTGCTCGAAGGGTTCTGCCGGGTCTTCATGGGCGTGCACTATCCGACGGACGTCATCGGCGGGTTCGCGCTCGGCACGGCCGTCGTGCTGCTGCTGTCGCCGCTCGCCATGGCCCTGTTGACCCCGGTCATGAAGGCCGTGGAGACGGCGCCCCGCGTGGGCCGACTGATCCGGGCGCGCGGCACCGCGCCCGCCGGGCGGCAGAACCTGATCCCGGGGGCACGGACCGAGCACACGGAGGAACGCGACCTCGCCGCGTAG
- a CDS encoding bifunctional lytic transglycosylase/C40 family peptidase: MTVRKAWIVATAAVGAGMGFVMLLVVGVYLVAGNLAGGIGGGSVGLAKGAVPAAYQTLVQKWGNLCSAINPALLAAQLYQESGFNPNAKSPAKAEGIAQFIPGTWATHGVDGDGDGVRDVWNPNDAIPSAASYDCELASYVKNAPGNVTDNMLAAYNAGAYAVIKYGGVPPYAETRNYVRTITTLAKSFAAPVTRVDPSKQAAAAITYAQRKLGTPYLWGGNGTADQGGRFDCSGLTKASYDSVGVSLPRVANDQYNAGPHPKRDELLPGDLVFFSDDLTNSRAIRHVGIYVGGGYMIDAPRPGAVIRFDPVDTPDYFGATRVTEDGAKALPTSV, from the coding sequence TTGACGGTGCGTAAGGCCTGGATCGTGGCGACCGCGGCCGTCGGCGCGGGGATGGGCTTCGTGATGCTGCTCGTCGTCGGCGTCTACCTGGTCGCCGGGAACCTCGCGGGCGGCATCGGCGGCGGTTCGGTCGGGCTCGCCAAGGGCGCCGTGCCCGCCGCGTACCAGACCCTCGTCCAGAAGTGGGGCAATCTCTGCTCCGCGATCAATCCCGCGCTGCTCGCCGCCCAGCTGTATCAGGAGAGCGGATTCAATCCGAACGCGAAGAGTCCGGCGAAGGCGGAAGGGATAGCGCAATTCATTCCGGGGACCTGGGCCACGCACGGAGTGGACGGCGACGGGGACGGCGTGCGCGACGTGTGGAACCCGAATGACGCGATTCCGTCGGCCGCCTCGTACGACTGCGAGCTCGCCTCCTACGTGAAGAACGCTCCGGGAAACGTCACCGACAACATGCTCGCGGCCTACAACGCGGGTGCCTACGCGGTCATCAAGTACGGGGGCGTGCCGCCGTACGCGGAGACCCGCAACTACGTCAGGACGATCACCACGCTGGCCAAGAGCTTCGCGGCCCCGGTGACCCGGGTGGACCCCTCGAAGCAGGCGGCCGCGGCCATCACGTACGCGCAGAGGAAGCTCGGCACGCCCTACCTGTGGGGCGGCAACGGCACGGCTGACCAGGGCGGACGGTTCGACTGCTCCGGTCTGACCAAGGCCTCGTACGACAGCGTCGGGGTGTCCCTGCCCCGGGTGGCCAACGATCAGTACAACGCGGGGCCGCACCCCAAGCGCGACGAACTCCTGCCCGGGGACCTGGTGTTCTTCTCGGACGACCTCACCAACTCCCGCGCCATCCGGCACGTGGGCATCTACGTGGGCGGCGGATACATGATCGACGCCCCCAGGCCGGGCGCCGTCATCCGGTTCGACCCCGTCGACACGCCCGACTACTTCGGGGCCACCCGGGTGACCGAGGACGGCGCGAAAGCGTTGCCCACTTCGGTATGA
- a CDS encoding trypsin-like peptidase domain-containing protein, giving the protein MKSIRITRLPDTRRPALLGAALVLLAVTSSSVASADDGPGPFGVTVQAARNSRSVRVGALFHGSAASEGGGGHFCTASVVHSGGRDLLLTAAHCLDGEAQLSFAPGYRDGTAPYGFWDVQSVFLPDGWKQDQDEDSDVAFAVLAARDGVEVEDAVGGGNSFAAHRTTGATAVTVTGYPGSVDTPITCTDKPAAQSRTQQRVECPAFAGGTSGSPWVNGDGAVVGVIGGHEQGGDTDDVSYSAVFGTEAEELYHVAALAG; this is encoded by the coding sequence ATGAAGAGCATCCGCATCACCCGTCTCCCAGACACCCGGCGGCCCGCACTGCTGGGCGCGGCCCTCGTGCTGCTCGCGGTGACGTCCTCGTCCGTCGCCTCGGCCGACGACGGCCCGGGGCCCTTCGGCGTGACCGTGCAGGCGGCCCGGAACAGCCGCAGCGTCCGGGTGGGCGCCCTCTTCCACGGGAGCGCCGCGAGCGAGGGCGGCGGCGGGCACTTCTGCACCGCATCCGTCGTGCACAGCGGCGGACGCGACCTCCTCCTCACCGCCGCCCACTGCCTGGACGGGGAGGCACAGCTCTCCTTCGCGCCCGGCTACCGGGACGGCACGGCGCCCTACGGGTTCTGGGACGTCCAAAGCGTCTTCCTGCCCGATGGGTGGAAGCAGGACCAGGACGAGGACAGTGACGTCGCCTTCGCCGTCCTGGCCGCCCGTGACGGCGTGGAGGTCGAGGACGCGGTGGGCGGCGGGAACTCCTTCGCCGCGCACCGCACCACCGGGGCCACCGCCGTCACCGTCACCGGATACCCCGGCTCCGTCGACACCCCCATCACCTGCACCGACAAACCGGCCGCGCAGAGCCGTACGCAGCAGCGCGTCGAGTGCCCCGCCTTCGCCGGCGGAACCAGCGGCAGTCCCTGGGTGAACGGGGACGGCGCGGTCGTCGGCGTCATCGGCGGCCACGAACAGGGCGGGGACACCGACGACGTCTCGTACAGCGCCGTGTTCGGCACCGAGGCCGAGGAGCTGTACCACGTGGCCGCCCTGGCCGGTTAG
- a CDS encoding DUF397 domain-containing protein, with protein sequence MADLSRGLDWVRAAPEDATGPGPWIEIAFGEDDLVHLRETGDPGNVVTTTRRKWDAFVLGVRAGEFDHFVEGLEGAGPAAPAKDRS encoded by the coding sequence GTGGCTGACCTCTCCCGCGGACTCGACTGGGTCCGCGCCGCCCCCGAGGACGCGACCGGGCCCGGCCCCTGGATCGAGATCGCCTTCGGCGAGGACGACCTGGTCCACCTCCGGGAGACGGGCGACCCGGGGAACGTGGTCACCACCACCCGCAGGAAATGGGACGCGTTCGTCCTGGGGGTCCGGGCGGGCGAGTTCGACCACTTCGTCGAGGGACTGGAGGGCGCCGGTCCGGCAGCCCCCGCCAAGGACCGCTCCTGA
- a CDS encoding S53 family peptidase, whose translation MRTTLPQRPSPTPGGLRRAGAAVIGVAALVLAGLGGAGSAQAHTAAPRVAPHVSWTRACATPAKAGFAACDAKRVTGGVTEYMAEKAYAKGVTPEAATASTPSGFGPTDLRSAYGLTSAASSNGSGETIAIVDAYNDPNAAADLATYRSYYGLSACTVANGCFKQVSQTGSTTSLPSSDSGWAEEISLDLDMASAICPKCNITLIEAKSSSMANLGTAVNEAVTLGAKYVSNSYGGSESSSDSSYDTSYFKHTGGAITVSAGDEGYGAEYPAASQYVTSVGGTALTKATSTSRGWTESVWKTSSTEGTGSGCSSYDTKPSWQTDTGCSKRTISDVSAVADPATGVAVYDSYGITAGWYTFGGTSASSPIIAGVYALGGTPSSGSYPAKFPYTAAGTSALNDVTSGNNGSCSTSYLCTATTGYDGPTGWGTPEGVTAFTG comes from the coding sequence TTGCGCACGACACTCCCCCAGAGACCTTCCCCCACCCCCGGCGGCCTGCGCCGGGCCGGCGCGGCCGTCATCGGCGTCGCCGCGCTCGTCCTCGCGGGCCTCGGCGGCGCCGGGTCCGCCCAGGCGCACACCGCCGCACCCAGGGTCGCCCCCCACGTCAGCTGGACCAGGGCGTGCGCGACGCCCGCGAAGGCCGGCTTCGCCGCCTGCGACGCGAAGCGGGTCACCGGCGGCGTCACCGAGTACATGGCGGAGAAGGCCTACGCCAAGGGCGTCACCCCCGAGGCCGCCACCGCCTCCACCCCGTCCGGCTTCGGACCCACGGACCTGCGGTCCGCGTACGGCCTGACCTCCGCGGCCTCCTCCAACGGCTCGGGCGAGACCATCGCCATCGTCGACGCCTACAACGACCCCAACGCCGCGGCCGACCTCGCGACCTACCGCTCGTACTACGGCCTCAGCGCGTGCACCGTCGCCAACGGCTGCTTCAAGCAGGTCAGCCAGACCGGCTCGACCACCTCGCTCCCGTCGAGCGACAGCGGCTGGGCCGAGGAGATCTCCCTGGACCTCGACATGGCGAGCGCGATCTGCCCCAAGTGCAACATCACCCTCATCGAGGCCAAGTCCTCCTCGATGGCCAACCTCGGCACCGCCGTGAACGAGGCGGTGACCCTGGGCGCGAAGTACGTCTCGAACAGCTACGGCGGCTCCGAGTCCTCCTCCGACAGCTCGTACGACACCTCGTACTTCAAGCACACCGGTGGCGCCATCACCGTCAGCGCGGGCGACGAGGGCTACGGCGCCGAGTACCCGGCGGCCTCCCAGTACGTCACCTCCGTCGGCGGCACCGCCCTGACCAAGGCGACCTCGACCAGCCGCGGCTGGACCGAGTCGGTCTGGAAGACCAGCAGCACCGAGGGCACCGGCTCCGGCTGCTCCTCGTACGACACCAAGCCGAGCTGGCAGACTGACACGGGCTGCTCCAAGCGCACCATCTCGGACGTCTCGGCGGTCGCGGACCCGGCCACCGGCGTGGCGGTGTACGACTCGTACGGCATCACGGCGGGCTGGTACACCTTCGGCGGCACCAGCGCCTCCTCGCCGATCATCGCGGGCGTCTACGCCCTCGGCGGTACGCCGTCCAGCGGCTCCTACCCGGCGAAGTTCCCTTACACGGCGGCCGGCACCTCGGCGCTCAACGACGTGACCTCGGGCAACAACGGCAGCTGCTCCACCAGCTACCTCTGCACCGCGACGACGGGCTACGACGGCCCGACCGGATGGGGCACCCCGGAGGGTGTCACCGCCTTCACCGGCTGA
- a CDS encoding SCO6880 family protein: MTTESHLSHPVTPRRTYLIGRARPNAIVGRNRESGEIALIIGGAFLGMMCGLLVPVLSLRIVLLMGFPLLALAAVYVPYKRRTFYKWFEINRSYKRTLRQGTAYRNQVMEAGTRFDGREVEIGPPPGIGRISWLAAPFGPDEIAVLLHADRRTVTAAIEIEGPGVGLRDSEDQEALVDRFGTLLKHVANGDGFVTRLQMLARTLPADPDAHAKDVSQRGDDRAPGWLQQSYDQLQSMVSTSSEQHRAYLVACMHYSRELAAEGQAMARAARPQGGRKVDRDAGLAVVMARELTDICSRLQEADIRVRQPLGQGRLASLVHSMYDPDHPIDHIQAMTKRNAWPAELDAMEPTYLQAKTRESSTRAPWCHATAWVKEWPMTPVGVNFLAPLLVHTPDVIRTVAVTMDLEPTEIAIERMLTEKTNDEAEASRAAKMNRTVDPRDIASHNRLDQRGEDLASGAAGVNLVGYITVSSRNPEALARDKRTIRASAGKSYLKLEWCDREHHRAFVNTLPFATGIRR, from the coding sequence TTGACGACCGAGTCCCACCTGTCCCATCCGGTCACGCCCCGCCGTACATATCTGATCGGCCGCGCCCGGCCGAACGCGATCGTCGGCCGGAACCGCGAGTCCGGCGAGATCGCGCTCATCATCGGCGGCGCGTTCCTCGGCATGATGTGCGGCCTGCTCGTCCCGGTGCTGTCCCTGCGGATCGTGCTGCTGATGGGCTTCCCGCTGCTCGCGCTCGCGGCCGTGTACGTCCCGTACAAGCGGCGCACGTTCTACAAGTGGTTCGAGATCAACCGCAGTTACAAGCGGACCCTGCGCCAGGGCACGGCCTACCGCAACCAGGTGATGGAGGCGGGCACCCGCTTCGACGGCCGGGAGGTCGAGATCGGGCCGCCGCCCGGCATCGGACGCATCTCCTGGCTCGCCGCCCCCTTCGGACCCGACGAGATCGCCGTCCTGCTGCACGCCGACCGGCGGACCGTCACCGCGGCCATCGAGATCGAGGGACCGGGCGTCGGACTGCGCGACAGCGAGGACCAGGAGGCCCTCGTCGACCGCTTCGGCACGCTCCTCAAGCACGTGGCGAACGGCGACGGCTTCGTCACCCGCCTCCAGATGCTCGCCCGCACCCTCCCCGCCGACCCGGACGCCCACGCCAAGGACGTCTCCCAGCGCGGCGACGACCGCGCCCCCGGCTGGCTCCAGCAGTCGTACGACCAGCTCCAGTCCATGGTGTCCACCAGCAGCGAGCAGCACCGCGCCTATCTCGTCGCCTGCATGCACTACTCGCGCGAACTGGCCGCCGAGGGACAGGCGATGGCACGCGCTGCCCGCCCGCAGGGCGGCCGCAAGGTCGACCGGGACGCCGGACTCGCCGTCGTCATGGCCCGCGAGCTGACCGACATCTGCTCCCGGCTCCAGGAAGCCGACATCCGCGTACGCCAGCCGCTCGGCCAGGGACGGCTCGCCTCCCTCGTGCACTCGATGTACGACCCCGACCACCCGATCGACCACATCCAGGCGATGACCAAGCGCAACGCCTGGCCGGCCGAACTGGACGCCATGGAGCCGACGTACCTCCAGGCGAAGACCCGCGAGTCCTCCACCCGCGCCCCTTGGTGCCACGCCACGGCCTGGGTGAAGGAATGGCCGATGACCCCGGTCGGCGTCAACTTCCTCGCCCCGCTGCTCGTCCACACCCCCGACGTCATCCGCACGGTCGCCGTGACCATGGACCTCGAACCCACCGAGATCGCCATCGAACGCATGCTGACCGAGAAGACCAACGACGAGGCCGAGGCCAGCCGCGCCGCCAAGATGAACCGCACCGTCGACCCGCGCGACATCGCCTCGCACAACCGCCTGGACCAGCGCGGCGAGGACCTGGCGAGCGGCGCCGCGGGCGTCAACCTCGTCGGCTACATCACCGTCTCCTCCCGCAACCCCGAGGCCCTCGCCCGCGACAAGCGCACCATCCGCGCCTCGGCCGGCAAGTCGTACCTGAAGCTCGAGTGGTGCGACCGCGAGCACCACCGCGCCTTCGTCAACACACTGCCGTTCGCCACCGGAATCCGCAGGTAG
- a CDS encoding ATP-binding protein: MRDPLSAATDAFTSFLFGKVETTRLPVRTSTGQAQAVYLPTAAPGLGDSGVIIGREVYSGKGYIYDPFQLYGQQLPAPHWLVLGESGNGKSALEKTYVLRQLRFRDRQVVVLDAQGEDGVGEWNLIAEELGITPIRLDPTAALDMGIRLNPLDPSITTTGQLALLRTIIEVAMGHGLDERSGFALKVAHAYVNETIVERQPVLTDIVEQLRHPEPESAEAMNVAIDDVRAWGLDVALVLDRLVDGDLRGMFDGPTTVGIDLDAPLIVFDLSHIDRNSIAMPILMAIVGVWLEHTWIRPDRKKRIFLVEEAWHIINSPFVAQLFQRLLKFGRRLGLSFVAVVHHLSDVVDGAAAKEAAAILKMASTRTIYAQKADEARSTGRVLGLPRWAVEIIPTLTPGIAVWDVNGNVQVVKHLITETERPLVFTDRAMTQSSADLAADDALRAAELEAEERAAAFMEQHLSDIDGSAESTVA, from the coding sequence ATGCGGGATCCGCTGTCCGCCGCGACGGACGCCTTCACGTCCTTCCTCTTCGGCAAGGTCGAGACGACCCGCCTGCCCGTGCGCACCTCCACGGGCCAGGCGCAGGCGGTCTACCTGCCCACCGCCGCACCGGGTCTCGGCGACTCGGGCGTCATCATCGGCCGCGAGGTGTACTCCGGCAAGGGCTACATCTACGACCCCTTCCAGCTGTACGGGCAGCAGCTCCCCGCCCCGCACTGGCTGGTCCTCGGCGAGTCCGGCAACGGCAAGTCCGCCCTGGAGAAGACCTACGTCCTGCGGCAGCTGCGCTTCCGCGACCGCCAGGTCGTCGTCCTCGACGCCCAGGGCGAGGACGGCGTCGGCGAATGGAACCTCATCGCGGAAGAGCTGGGGATAACTCCCATCCGGCTCGACCCGACGGCCGCCCTGGACATGGGCATCCGGCTCAACCCGCTCGACCCCTCGATCACGACGACGGGCCAGCTCGCCCTGCTGCGCACCATCATCGAGGTCGCGATGGGCCACGGCCTCGACGAGCGGTCCGGCTTCGCCCTGAAGGTCGCGCACGCCTACGTCAACGAGACGATCGTCGAGCGCCAGCCGGTGCTCACCGACATCGTCGAGCAGCTGCGCCACCCCGAACCCGAGTCGGCCGAGGCGATGAACGTCGCCATAGACGACGTACGGGCCTGGGGCCTGGACGTGGCCCTGGTCCTGGACCGGCTCGTCGACGGTGACCTCAGGGGCATGTTCGACGGCCCGACGACCGTCGGCATCGACCTGGACGCCCCCCTCATCGTCTTCGACCTGTCGCACATCGACCGCAACTCCATCGCCATGCCCATCCTCATGGCGATCGTCGGTGTGTGGCTGGAGCACACCTGGATCCGGCCCGACCGCAAGAAGCGCATCTTCCTGGTGGAAGAGGCGTGGCACATCATCAACAGTCCGTTCGTGGCCCAGCTGTTCCAGCGGCTCCTGAAGTTCGGGCGCCGTCTCGGCCTGTCCTTCGTGGCGGTGGTCCACCACCTCTCGGACGTCGTCGACGGAGCGGCGGCCAAGGAGGCCGCCGCAATCCTCAAGATGGCCTCGACACGGACCATCTACGCCCAGAAGGCGGACGAGGCCCGGTCCACGGGCCGGGTCCTCGGCCTGCCCCGCTGGGCGGTCGAGATCATCCCGACCCTGACCCCGGGCATCGCCGTCTGGGACGTCAACGGCAACGTCCAGGTGGTCAAACACCTCATCACCGAGACGGAACGCCCGCTGGTCTTCACCGACCGCGCCATGACGCAGTCGTCCGCCGACCTCGCAGCCGACGACGCCCTGCGCGCCGCCGAACTGGAGGCCGAGGAAAGAGCGGCGGCCTTCATGGAGCAGCATCTCAGCGACATCGACGGCTCAGCCGAGTCCACGGTGGCCTGA
- a CDS encoding type VI secretion protein — protein sequence MSQYPDRHDDRHAPRRDGPGGIPDGLLIGVLGFLLGMTLMVWTATGLAGWFSRGAWPDAITFTRTPLAMRHLIGAPHDIAGAWPDTPASQLSGYGLFWGLFIGQLMVLLVLAVFVMGTVARWRAGRGRRRAQARAAKASGGTGPAEASAATPDPVVPPARTEQRPLPAPPLETARTAEGPAPREYPAHQPDQTHPAPQTLTGAAHGQVAAPAQTQGYQDAPAPGPEDGWEDVAAGTGAARTSGAPGPAPTPRHEPAWTSPHAVVLAPAETRHLTAAQAVRDAEGPALVITSDPRTWSATKDARAKLGPVLLYDPAHLCDTPARLHWSPTTGCEDKETAAARAAALLAPVRPSAKADQAMADVAETLMRSYLHAAAVEGKAFRHVHRWAQGSQVQDAVRALRTHPRAASGAAGELEAALVSHPERRDIAQELTARALSSLATVNIRESCTPNRSDSLALDSFVNEGGTLYMIGEPLEDPKAGPGAMPLLTALASSVVERGRRMAERSSSGRLDPPFTLVLDDVAAVAPLPQLPDLLTTGPARGLPTLALLRSREQLRSRWPQYELPV from the coding sequence ATGAGCCAGTACCCCGACCGGCACGACGATCGGCACGCCCCCCGGCGCGACGGGCCGGGCGGCATCCCCGACGGACTGCTCATCGGGGTGCTGGGCTTCCTCCTCGGCATGACCCTGATGGTGTGGACGGCGACGGGCCTCGCGGGCTGGTTCTCCCGCGGCGCCTGGCCGGACGCGATCACCTTCACCCGTACGCCCCTCGCCATGCGGCACCTGATCGGCGCCCCGCACGACATCGCGGGCGCCTGGCCCGACACCCCGGCCTCCCAGTTGTCGGGCTACGGCCTCTTCTGGGGGCTGTTCATCGGCCAGTTGATGGTGCTGCTGGTCCTCGCGGTGTTCGTGATGGGCACCGTGGCCCGGTGGCGGGCGGGCCGGGGACGCCGCCGGGCCCAGGCCAGGGCGGCCAAGGCGTCCGGAGGCACCGGGCCGGCCGAGGCGTCCGCAGCCACGCCCGACCCGGTGGTACCGCCGGCCAGGACGGAGCAACGGCCCCTGCCCGCACCGCCCCTGGAGACGGCCAGGACCGCCGAGGGCCCCGCGCCACGGGAGTACCCGGCCCACCAGCCGGACCAGACGCATCCCGCCCCGCAGACGCTCACGGGCGCGGCACACGGTCAGGTGGCCGCCCCGGCACAGACCCAGGGGTATCAGGACGCGCCGGCACCCGGCCCCGAGGACGGCTGGGAGGACGTCGCCGCCGGGACCGGGGCGGCCCGTACCTCCGGGGCCCCCGGTCCCGCCCCGACGCCCCGGCACGAGCCCGCGTGGACGTCCCCGCACGCGGTCGTCCTCGCCCCCGCCGAGACCCGCCACCTCACCGCGGCCCAGGCCGTGCGGGACGCCGAGGGCCCGGCCCTCGTCATCACCTCCGACCCGCGCACCTGGTCGGCGACCAAGGACGCCCGCGCCAAACTGGGCCCCGTCCTCCTCTACGACCCCGCCCACCTCTGCGACACCCCGGCCCGCCTCCACTGGTCGCCCACGACCGGCTGCGAGGACAAGGAGACGGCGGCGGCCCGTGCGGCCGCGCTCCTCGCGCCGGTACGCCCCTCCGCCAAGGCGGACCAGGCGATGGCCGACGTCGCGGAGACGCTCATGCGCAGCTATCTGCACGCCGCCGCCGTGGAGGGCAAGGCCTTCCGCCACGTCCACCGCTGGGCCCAGGGCTCGCAGGTGCAGGACGCGGTACGGGCCTTGCGGACGCATCCCAGGGCCGCGTCCGGCGCCGCGGGCGAACTGGAGGCCGCGCTCGTCTCGCACCCCGAACGCCGGGACATCGCGCAGGAGCTGACGGCCCGTGCGCTGTCGTCGCTCGCCACGGTCAACATCCGGGAATCCTGCACTCCGAACCGAAGTGACAGCCTCGCCTTGGATTCCTTCGTCAACGAAGGGGGCACTCTTTATATGATCGGTGAACCCCTCGAGGACCCCAAGGCCGGCCCCGGCGCCATGCCTCTGCTGACGGCCCTCGCCTCAAGCGTGGTCGAGCGTGGCCGGCGCATGGCCGAACGGTCATCCTCCGGTCGGCTCGACCCACCATTCACGCTCGTCCTGGACGACGTCGCGGCCGTGGCCCCGCTCCCGCAGCTCCCCGATCTGCTGACCACGGGCCCGGCCCGCGGCCTGCCGACACTGGCCCTCCTCCGCTCCCGCGAGCAACTCCGCTCCCGCTGGCCGCAGTACGAGCTTCCGGTCTGA